One window of Fusobacterium polymorphum genomic DNA carries:
- a CDS encoding PIN domain-containing protein, with translation MNFTEVTLSYPCILYKAKVSHFTSRKSTAIEWVILEAITRCEKLSNYSEFSIANFFEQFFTISDADLLIRPVLISLQDIGAIIISGIDDETELNTIPMNHLRLTPMGREMQTQGLLPGVSSEETFSIYYDLVDKLLKGETNLYKEEATGIHIIDIDDPYDAEFPEGMIREWFSKIQNDKKQNILNWLRATTKIESINQLSANLYWKNIIRKVELVDRMKWKISGMDDQYIDEISLKKFVVPYTDELKNLPSIEIKNPDDEIKKLVSIDEINNLIGEFIKKDDLFCVEAKYYQDVKINQPNKKNIRIGIVFGADKFEVKKSKMQLIIHIPDYDLNTQGLYFNISNSIKACMITVSAGEIFKDIPIAYIPKEYKNNLPNTIANIVAKYYTQDNIILFALYELGLKDLFLEYVSSIISENKELADKAKIIESFNEKSKDFYGKNAILATDKEKFLIDEDYIIKYSKNIENAKKIINDYAQINTFKQDDSLFQKMMQIVIEHVGVQDSLEDIWSFWEVIASAKKAHINWITKMELQKYLYSEKSILNFFNKFKDENLFEIEEYTIVEKIILILKRISLQVEKLIPELNLYKTVSNEKYNEIVLAHKDILKDLYEKVRQWKKEEEEFINKVFNLDEFLKTDNPFMNVKKNIDGLRNALATFFDDSFMKFSKVYIVDTCTLLNEPNLISWFDGKKTLLVIPMIVLDELDGLKNSENEETAHKAREVIRNISKYSKCDWLNIKESSYPELLSKDLVKEKNDNKILSIAIKYCTKKPILLTDDTNLGNIAIANNIETMTLDSYLTTKQEEKTANKDNKKKAKKKKK, from the coding sequence ATGAATTTTACAGAAGTGACACTATCATATCCCTGCATACTATATAAAGCTAAGGTTTCTCATTTTACATCTAGAAAATCCACTGCTATTGAGTGGGTTATTTTAGAAGCTATAACTAGATGTGAAAAATTATCAAATTATTCTGAATTTTCTATTGCTAACTTTTTTGAACAGTTTTTCACTATATCTGATGCTGATTTATTAATTCGTCCAGTATTAATTTCACTTCAAGATATTGGGGCAATTATTATTTCTGGAATCGATGATGAAACTGAACTAAATACAATTCCTATGAATCATTTAAGATTAACTCCAATGGGACGTGAAATGCAGACACAAGGCTTATTGCCTGGAGTTTCTTCTGAAGAGACATTTTCTATCTACTATGATCTTGTGGATAAGCTCTTAAAAGGTGAGACAAATCTTTATAAAGAAGAAGCTACTGGTATTCATATCATTGATATTGATGATCCCTATGATGCTGAATTTCCAGAAGGAATGATAAGAGAATGGTTTTCAAAAATTCAAAATGATAAAAAACAAAATATACTAAATTGGCTTAGAGCTACTACTAAAATAGAAAGTATTAACCAATTAAGTGCTAATTTGTATTGGAAGAATATTATTAGAAAAGTTGAACTTGTTGATAGAATGAAATGGAAAATTTCTGGTATGGATGACCAATATATAGATGAAATAAGCCTAAAAAAATTTGTTGTCCCCTATACAGATGAGTTAAAAAATTTACCATCTATTGAAATAAAAAATCCAGATGATGAAATAAAAAAATTAGTATCAATTGATGAAATAAACAACCTTATAGGAGAATTCATAAAAAAAGATGACTTATTCTGTGTTGAAGCAAAATATTATCAGGATGTAAAAATTAATCAACCAAACAAAAAAAATATTAGAATAGGGATAGTATTTGGTGCTGATAAATTTGAAGTTAAAAAATCAAAAATGCAATTAATTATTCATATTCCAGATTATGACTTAAATACTCAAGGTCTGTATTTCAACATTAGCAATTCAATAAAAGCTTGTATGATAACTGTGTCAGCTGGAGAAATATTTAAGGATATTCCAATTGCATATATTCCAAAAGAATATAAAAATAATTTACCAAATACTATAGCAAATATAGTAGCTAAATACTATACTCAAGATAATATTATATTATTTGCACTCTATGAACTTGGTTTAAAAGATTTATTTTTAGAATATGTCTCTAGTATAATCTCTGAAAATAAAGAACTTGCTGATAAAGCTAAAATTATTGAATCATTTAATGAAAAAAGTAAAGATTTTTATGGAAAAAATGCAATTTTAGCTACAGATAAAGAAAAATTTCTCATTGATGAAGACTATATTATTAAGTACAGTAAAAATATAGAAAATGCAAAAAAAATAATAAATGACTATGCTCAAATTAATACTTTTAAGCAAGATGATTCCTTATTCCAAAAAATGATGCAAATTGTGATTGAACATGTTGGAGTACAGGATTCATTGGAAGATATTTGGAGTTTCTGGGAAGTAATTGCATCTGCTAAAAAGGCTCATATAAATTGGATTACAAAAATGGAATTACAAAAGTATCTGTATTCTGAAAAAAGTATTCTTAATTTCTTTAATAAATTTAAAGACGAAAATCTTTTTGAAATAGAGGAATACACAATTGTAGAGAAGATTATTCTCATTTTGAAAAGAATATCTCTTCAAGTTGAAAAATTAATTCCTGAATTAAATTTATACAAAACAGTAAGTAATGAAAAATATAATGAGATAGTACTTGCACATAAGGATATTTTAAAAGACCTCTATGAAAAAGTTAGACAATGGAAAAAAGAGGAAGAAGAATTTATAAATAAAGTATTTAATTTAGATGAATTTCTTAAAACAGACAATCCATTTATGAATGTTAAGAAGAATATAGATGGTTTAAGAAATGCTCTTGCTACATTCTTTGATGATTCATTTATGAAATTTAGTAAAGTGTATATAGTAGATACTTGTACACTACTGAATGAGCCCAATCTAATTTCATGGTTTGATGGAAAGAAAACTTTGTTAGTTATCCCAATGATTGTATTAGATGAATTGGATGGACTTAAAAATTCAGAGAATGAAGAAACAGCCCATAAAGCTAGAGAAGTAATTAGAAATATAAGTAAATACAGTAAATGTGACTGGTTAAATATTAAAGAATCAAGTTATCCAGAGTTATTATCAAAAGATTTAGTTAAAGAAAAAAATGATAATAAAATTCTTTCAATTGCAATTAAATATTGTACAAAGAAACCAATACTTTTAACTGATGATACTAACCTTGGAAATATTGCTATTGCTAATAATATTGAAACTATGACTCTTGACTCATATTTAACTACAAAACAAGAAGAAAAAACAGCAAATAAAGATAATAAAAAGAAAGCTAAGAAAAAAAAGAAATAA
- a CDS encoding DEAD/DEAH box helicase: MDESYLNNSYEEDYDEYDDNGYDEDEEKDGYDDNDDAIDNSDMYFYDENICIRLNDNEERNERLKRSEIALVKRFPKLKELPSDSRMQLILEGMFPEGFKKQMYIRNLTFTNEIGRDIKLLGIRPERTPGDFMENYLPDGVSLLFKGHIASKEFIVESVFEIMDTKLLSFEVGGVATPYRTPERIRANFLFDILNRANSLTKYTAEKLEEWKEYLAWRRELASRQIYGCKYFKVGFDEEKKKLIFWLVFKNQDEFKSFKKYLNRDIQVFDNNYSKNKWYFDFIGDANSKKKRYNSIDLGRYKGIVNEYYLKDNSEYFEDEYKENYDIINEGLMNGDSEEDNLERKIYDIFENPYIVQVAYDLNSRDLDEINQSISKDEEIVDYVYNNILGNYYKDGFLALSAIGDFVLIRRFEQAIEQLERDQCYSPNLAMWLFNVRNARTPGEDNDESIDTWLNPRIERNENQKEAVYKMLAAPDLCLIQGPPGTGKTTVIAEAIYQFVRRGNRVLIASQSNDAVDNALERLIDSPEIRAIRLGQKGRRKRKSEDSNTSKFAEDEALKYYYRALSAQVSKNWLNLWDSLESDGVQYDTDIRDASLFNEDITHLNDVLSDLNQQQYEEKEKFVLLTKDLENANNRNTRIEEDKHQYALAEECLKGNSDSQFYLSDYVLKIFEKNLNELIDNTTKKGIFLTSGKLDLDIMGLGTEQACIYMISKNLKTIKELYEKIKNAKGKDSSNNGEVIILKSQLVEVKEKLLDNIDDTDAIAEYRKKMKTLQKKIDELKFSSSIISISNIERAILQTEIINDIESGDTDKWLKIFEELIKKWEQALDISLDTTKKVIDSLDKIDVSDIIKKREISQNNINKIKSDIEETISQIRSKKDTLLELREKYQIEATSANDIIEHIESQKKKNIELLREQSVIRNDWEKTIRSFKEHLDDVNSFKDDQEHYQQIYINACNVVGISCTDNMRNLSDNGYNDFDVVIIDEVSKATPPELLIPLMKARKAILVGDHRQLPPMFKEHEESYRELIENQDSIPEEIRDLLTQENFRRFKKMVTSSLFKVYFEQADENIKHSLLVQYRMHTDIMDIINRFYEQRLSCGNSKEVEIMEKNHNLTIKGIDESTFIIPERHAYWIDSSCTPSNKPIYEVRPNNSTSNYNILEKYIVIELLKKIADAYKEQGYNKDKQKTVGVISFYQMQVNEIRDAFRKAKKTYDFSAINVDINTVDRFQGKEKNIIITSLVRNNEKGRASKHVVAFERINVAFSRAQELLFIVGAKHMYENQSVQLPNMDMPGFKTAPVYKNIMETLYRKGCFKNCDKIISPEIEEKIIDEYEEMGGKL, encoded by the coding sequence ATGGATGAAAGTTACTTAAATAATTCGTATGAGGAAGACTATGATGAATATGATGATAATGGATATGATGAAGATGAGGAGAAGGATGGATATGACGATAATGATGATGCTATAGATAATTCTGATATGTATTTTTATGATGAAAATATTTGTATCAGATTAAATGACAATGAAGAAAGGAATGAAAGATTAAAAAGAAGTGAAATTGCATTAGTGAAAAGATTTCCTAAATTAAAAGAATTACCATCAGATAGCAGAATGCAACTAATTTTGGAAGGAATGTTTCCAGAAGGTTTTAAAAAACAAATGTATATTAGAAATTTAACCTTTACTAATGAAATTGGTCGTGATATAAAGTTACTGGGAATTAGACCAGAAAGAACTCCTGGAGATTTTATGGAAAATTATTTGCCTGATGGGGTATCATTATTATTTAAAGGTCATATTGCTAGTAAAGAGTTTATAGTTGAATCTGTATTTGAAATTATGGATACTAAATTATTAAGCTTTGAAGTAGGTGGTGTGGCAACTCCATATCGTACACCAGAAAGAATTCGGGCTAATTTTCTCTTTGATATCTTAAATAGAGCAAATTCTCTTACAAAATATACAGCTGAAAAACTAGAGGAATGGAAAGAATATCTTGCTTGGAGAAGAGAATTAGCTAGCCGTCAAATTTATGGTTGTAAGTATTTTAAAGTTGGATTTGATGAAGAAAAGAAAAAACTTATTTTTTGGCTTGTATTTAAAAATCAAGATGAATTTAAAAGTTTCAAAAAGTATCTAAACAGAGATATTCAAGTTTTTGACAATAACTACTCTAAGAATAAATGGTATTTTGATTTCATAGGTGATGCCAATAGTAAAAAGAAAAGATATAATAGTATAGACTTAGGTCGTTATAAAGGAATAGTTAATGAATACTACCTTAAAGATAATTCCGAGTATTTTGAAGATGAATATAAAGAAAATTATGATATTATAAACGAAGGATTGATGAATGGAGACTCTGAAGAGGATAATCTTGAAAGAAAAATTTATGATATTTTTGAAAATCCTTATATAGTTCAAGTAGCTTATGACCTTAATTCTCGTGATCTTGATGAAATAAATCAATCTATTTCAAAAGATGAAGAAATAGTTGATTATGTATATAACAATATTTTAGGTAATTATTATAAAGATGGATTTCTAGCTTTGTCTGCTATTGGAGATTTTGTTCTTATTAGAAGATTTGAACAAGCAATTGAACAATTAGAAAGGGATCAATGTTATTCTCCTAATCTTGCAATGTGGCTATTCAATGTTAGAAATGCAAGAACTCCTGGAGAAGACAATGATGAGAGTATAGATACATGGCTTAATCCTAGGATTGAAAGAAATGAAAATCAAAAAGAAGCTGTCTACAAAATGTTAGCAGCACCTGATCTTTGCTTAATTCAGGGACCTCCTGGAACTGGTAAGACAACTGTTATAGCAGAAGCTATTTATCAATTTGTTCGTAGAGGAAATAGAGTATTAATTGCATCTCAATCAAATGATGCTGTAGATAATGCATTAGAAAGACTTATTGACTCTCCAGAAATCAGAGCTATTAGATTAGGTCAAAAAGGACGAAGAAAAAGAAAATCTGAAGATTCAAATACAAGTAAATTTGCTGAAGATGAGGCACTTAAGTACTATTATCGTGCTTTATCAGCTCAGGTATCAAAAAATTGGCTTAACTTATGGGATTCTCTTGAAAGTGATGGTGTTCAATACGATACAGATATTCGTGATGCAAGTTTATTCAATGAAGATATTACACATTTAAATGATGTTTTATCTGATTTAAATCAACAACAATATGAAGAAAAGGAAAAATTTGTTCTCTTAACAAAAGATTTAGAAAATGCAAATAATAGAAATACCAGAATTGAAGAAGATAAACATCAGTATGCTTTAGCGGAAGAATGTTTAAAAGGTAACTCTGACTCTCAATTTTATCTATCAGACTATGTACTTAAAATTTTTGAGAAAAATTTAAATGAACTTATTGATAATACAACAAAAAAAGGAATTTTCTTAACTTCAGGTAAGCTTGATCTCGATATAATGGGGCTTGGTACAGAGCAAGCTTGCATATATATGATATCAAAGAATCTAAAAACTATTAAGGAATTATATGAAAAAATTAAAAATGCTAAAGGAAAAGATAGCAGTAATAATGGAGAAGTAATAATTCTTAAGTCTCAACTAGTTGAAGTAAAGGAGAAATTACTTGATAACATAGATGATACAGATGCTATTGCAGAGTATAGAAAAAAAATGAAAACTCTTCAGAAAAAAATTGATGAACTTAAGTTTTCATCTTCTATAATTAGCATCTCTAACATAGAACGTGCCATTTTGCAGACAGAAATAATTAATGATATTGAATCTGGTGATACAGATAAATGGCTTAAAATATTTGAAGAATTAATAAAAAAATGGGAACAAGCATTAGATATTTCCTTGGATACTACAAAGAAAGTTATAGATTCTTTAGATAAGATCGATGTTTCTGATATCATAAAAAAAAGAGAGATTTCTCAAAATAATATAAATAAAATAAAAAGTGATATAGAAGAAACTATAAGTCAGATTCGTTCTAAAAAAGATACTTTACTTGAATTGCGGGAAAAATATCAAATAGAAGCAACATCAGCTAATGATATTATAGAACACATTGAGTCACAAAAAAAGAAAAATATAGAACTACTTAGAGAACAAAGTGTTATTAGAAATGATTGGGAAAAAACAATTAGGAGTTTTAAAGAGCATTTAGATGATGTAAATTCTTTTAAAGATGATCAAGAACATTATCAACAAATTTATATAAATGCATGTAATGTTGTAGGTATTTCTTGTACTGATAATATGAGAAATCTTTCTGACAATGGATATAATGATTTTGATGTTGTAATTATTGATGAAGTTAGTAAAGCAACTCCACCAGAATTACTTATTCCATTGATGAAAGCACGTAAAGCTATATTAGTAGGAGATCATAGACAGTTACCTCCAATGTTCAAAGAACATGAGGAATCATATAGAGAATTAATTGAAAATCAAGATAGTATCCCTGAAGAGATAAGAGATTTACTTACTCAAGAAAACTTTAGAAGATTTAAAAAAATGGTTACATCATCTTTGTTTAAGGTCTATTTTGAGCAAGCTGATGAAAATATAAAGCACTCACTACTTGTACAATATCGTATGCATACAGATATTATGGATATAATTAATAGATTTTATGAGCAACGTTTATCATGTGGAAATTCAAAAGAAGTAGAAATAATGGAAAAAAATCATAATTTAACCATCAAAGGTATAGATGAAAGTACATTTATAATACCAGAAAGACATGCCTATTGGATTGACTCTTCTTGCACACCAAGTAATAAACCTATTTATGAAGTAAGACCTAACAATAGTACTTCTAATTACAATATTTTAGAAAAATATATTGTAATAGAATTATTAAAGAAAATAGCTGATGCTTATAAAGAGCAAGGATATAATAAGGATAAACAAAAGACTGTTGGAGTAATTAGTTTTTATCAAATGCAAGTAAATGAGATTAGAGATGCCTTTCGTAAAGCTAAAAAAACTTACGATTTTTCAGCTATTAATGTAGACATAAATACTGTTGACAGATTTCAAGGTAAAGAAAAGAATATTATCATTACAAGTTTGGTAAGAAATAATGAAAAAGGAAGAGCTAGTAAGCACGTAGTTGCATTTGAGCGTATTAATGTTGCATTCTCACGTGCTCAAGAACTACTTTTTATTGTAGGAGCTAAACATATGTATGAAAATCAATCTGTACAACTTCCTAATATGGATATGCCTGGATTTAAAACTGCACCAGTATATAAAAATATTATGGAAACCTTATATAGAAAGGGTTGTTTTAAGAACTGTGATAAAATTATTAGTCCTGAAATTGAAGAAAAAATTATTGATGAATATGAGGAAATGGGAGGTAAATTATGA
- a CDS encoding AAA family ATPase — protein sequence MDKYIEIFMNNTSKLDTLTNSCGEIIKLANMIVENNSKSATITLLKKISEIINNHNYKLEIKRTAQLVNSNLIEFYGYLTIKRICKPSENIDTDRRTLQDLLDELNSLIGLEKVKNKVQDLIIYQKIQKLRQEKNLHSVKNTLHLAFVGNPGTGKTTVARIVGRIYKRIGLLSKGHFVEVSRTDLIAGYQGQTALKVKKVIDLAKGGVLFIDEAYSITENDHSDSYGKECLTELTKALEDYRGDLVVIVAGYTEPMNKFFESNPGLKSRFNTFIEFDDYNSDELDKILISMCKNNDYTLEEEAKEKIHLYFEKQITLKDKNFANGRLVRNLYDDLVMNHAKRVIKIKNPGSLDLSMIKTEDVIFTFDHY from the coding sequence ATGGATAAATATATAGAAATATTTATGAATAATACATCTAAATTAGATACACTAACTAATTCTTGTGGAGAAATAATAAAACTAGCCAATATGATTGTAGAAAATAATAGCAAATCTGCCACAATTACTCTTCTAAAAAAAATTTCAGAAATTATTAATAACCATAACTATAAACTTGAAATTAAAAGGACAGCACAACTTGTAAATTCAAATTTAATTGAATTTTATGGTTATTTAACTATAAAAAGAATTTGTAAACCAAGTGAAAATATTGATACAGATAGAAGAACTTTACAAGATTTATTAGATGAATTGAATTCTCTTATAGGTTTAGAAAAAGTTAAAAATAAAGTTCAAGACTTAATTATATACCAAAAAATTCAGAAACTTCGTCAAGAAAAAAATCTTCATTCTGTTAAAAATACATTACATCTTGCTTTTGTGGGAAATCCAGGAACAGGGAAAACTACAGTGGCTAGAATTGTAGGAAGAATTTATAAGAGAATAGGATTACTTTCAAAAGGACATTTTGTTGAAGTATCAAGAACCGATTTGATTGCTGGATATCAAGGTCAAACAGCACTTAAAGTAAAGAAGGTAATTGATTTAGCTAAAGGTGGTGTTCTTTTTATTGATGAAGCATATAGTATTACAGAAAATGATCACTCTGACTCTTATGGTAAAGAATGCTTGACTGAACTAACTAAAGCCTTAGAGGATTATAGAGGAGATCTTGTTGTAATTGTTGCTGGATATACTGAACCTATGAATAAATTTTTTGAATCTAATCCTGGTTTAAAATCAAGATTTAATACATTTATAGAATTTGATGACTACAATTCAGATGAATTAGATAAAATACTGATCTCTATGTGTAAAAATAATGATTATACTCTAGAAGAAGAAGCAAAAGAAAAAATACATTTGTATTTTGAGAAACAAATAACATTAAAAGATAAGAATTTTGCAAATGGTAGATTAGTAAGAAATCTTTATGATGATTTAGTCATGAACCATGCAAAGCGTGTAATAAAAATAAAAAATCCAGGAAGCTTAGATTTATCAATGATAAAAACTGAAGATGTTATTTTCACATTTGATCACTATTAA